Proteins encoded together in one Rana temporaria chromosome 6, aRanTem1.1, whole genome shotgun sequence window:
- the FAIM gene encoding fas apoptotic inhibitory molecule 1 isoform X2, with the protein MTDLVAVWEVALSDGVHKIEFEHGTTSGKRVVYVDGKEIIRRDWMFKLVGKETFAVGAAQTKATINIDAVSGFAYEYTLEVNGKSLKKYMENRSKTTNTWVLHLDGEDCRVVLEKDTMDVWCNGKKLETAGEFVEDGTETHFSIANHDCRIKAVSSGKRREGIIHTLIVDDCEIPESVE; encoded by the exons ATGACTGACCTGGTCGCCGTGTGGGAAGTCGCTCTCAGTGATGGCGTCCATAAGATTGAGTTTGAACACGGCACCACGTCGGGGAAGAGAGTGGTCTATGTGGACGGGAAG GAGATCATCCGGAGGGATTGGATGTTTAAGTTGGTGGGGAAGGAAACGTTCGCAGTGGGAGCCGCTCAGACGAAGGCGACCATCAACATCGACGCCGTCAGCGGCTTCGCCTACGAATACACGCTGGAGGTGAACGGCAAGAGTCTGAAGAAATACATGGAGAACCGATCCAAGACCACCAACACCTGGGTGCTCCACCTCGACGGGGAGGACTGCCGGGTGGTGCTGG AGAAAGATACGATGGACGTTTGGTGTAATGGAAAGAAGCTGGAGACAGCG GGGGAGTTTGTAGAAGACGGAACGGAGACGCACTTCAGCATCGCCAATCACGACTGCCGCATCAAGGCGGTGAGCAGCGGCAAGCGGCGGGAAGGGATCATCCATACACTGATTGTAGACGATTGTGAAATCCCGGAGAGCGTGGAGTAA
- the FAIM gene encoding fas apoptotic inhibitory molecule 1 isoform X1 — MAAHQEVTMYDDEVRSRYGRLEKMTDLVAVWEVALSDGVHKIEFEHGTTSGKRVVYVDGKEIIRRDWMFKLVGKETFAVGAAQTKATINIDAVSGFAYEYTLEVNGKSLKKYMENRSKTTNTWVLHLDGEDCRVVLEKDTMDVWCNGKKLETAGEFVEDGTETHFSIANHDCRIKAVSSGKRREGIIHTLIVDDCEIPESVE; from the exons ATGGCGGCCCACCAGGAGGTGACGATGTACGATGATGAAGTGAG ATCGCGCTACGGCCGGCTGGAGAAGATGACTGACCTGGTCGCCGTGTGGGAAGTCGCTCTCAGTGATGGCGTCCATAAGATTGAGTTTGAACACGGCACCACGTCGGGGAAGAGAGTGGTCTATGTGGACGGGAAG GAGATCATCCGGAGGGATTGGATGTTTAAGTTGGTGGGGAAGGAAACGTTCGCAGTGGGAGCCGCTCAGACGAAGGCGACCATCAACATCGACGCCGTCAGCGGCTTCGCCTACGAATACACGCTGGAGGTGAACGGCAAGAGTCTGAAGAAATACATGGAGAACCGATCCAAGACCACCAACACCTGGGTGCTCCACCTCGACGGGGAGGACTGCCGGGTGGTGCTGG AGAAAGATACGATGGACGTTTGGTGTAATGGAAAGAAGCTGGAGACAGCG GGGGAGTTTGTAGAAGACGGAACGGAGACGCACTTCAGCATCGCCAATCACGACTGCCGCATCAAGGCGGTGAGCAGCGGCAAGCGGCGGGAAGGGATCATCCATACACTGATTGTAGACGATTGTGAAATCCCGGAGAGCGTGGAGTAA